TAGCGCCGCCAGCCGTGCCCGCGCATTCATTTTTCCGCGCGCATGTTGGCGCGAAACCTTCTCCTCGCCGCCCATTTGCTCGGCAAGCGCCTCGCGCTGGCGCAGTTCATCGAGTTCTTTTTGCCAGGTCACGCCACTGCAACTCCAATTTCGTCATTGCGAGCGTAGCGAAGCAATCCAGAGTCGCAAGCACCCACTCTGGATTGCCGGGTGGCCCCTTGGGCCGTCTTCGACTTCACCTTCGGTTCCTCGCAATGACGGTAATGAGGTCGTTAGTCGTCTTGGCTAGGTTCAACCACAGCCAAAACCGCCTCAACCTGAACCTGCGCGCCGACGCTCGCCTCAAGCTCCGTAACCACACCATCAAACGGAGCAGTCAACCCATGCTCCATCTTCATCGCCTCCAGAACCATAAGGCGCTGTCCGGCAGTGACGCTGTCGCCCTCGGCTACATCGACCGCAATAACCTTGCCCGGCATGGGCGAGAGGATTGCGCCGTCTGCGGCGGAGGCCGTGCCGCCGGCGTCCTTGCGGAAAGGTTCAAACAGAAATGCAGCACCGCTTTCAAATACGACTGTTCCCATGCCATCGTCGCCGGACTGCATTGGCAAACGATTGCTCGCTCTGACAATCTGGTCAGTCGGGAAATCAATATCAATATCTGTTAGTTGCCCGCCTAGGCGAACTCGGACGACATTTCTCTTAGCGTTGTTTAGTCGAAATCCTTTGAGGCCTTCGTGAAACTCACTTCGTCCTTCGATAGGTCGAAAGTCGTCGGCCACAGAATCAGCACCAACTATGTTTGCCCATTTTGACGGAATAGGCAGGGCTGTCAGGAGTTCGATCTTTTCGCCGATTAAGCCTGTTGTCACATCACCAGCGGCGAACTCAGATAGTTCCAAAAGGCGGTGCAAAAACCAAGCATTGGTCCTCACCGGATACACCCGAACTTGGGCACAAGCTTCAGATAGTTGAGCGATAGTTTCCTCTCGGTTCGGAGCCCACTCGATGAGTTTTGCAATCATCGGATCGTAATGCGGCGACACTTCGTCGGACGGCTCGACGCCTGTTTCGATCCTATCGGCAGAATCAAAGGTCAAATCATCCAGCCGCCCCGTACTCGGCAAAAAGCCCTTTGCCGGATCCTCTGCATAGAGCCTTGCCTCAATCGCATGGCCGTCAATCTGAATATCTTCCTGCTTCAGCGGGATTGGCTCGCCGCTCGCCACCCGCAACTGCCACTCGACCAAATCCACGCCGGTGATCTCTTCGGTCACCGGATGCTCCACCTGAAGCCGGGTGTTCATTTCCATAAAGAAAATGCGGTCCGCGCGTAGGCCTTCGCTGGCGTCGGCGATAAATTCGATCGTGCCTGCGCCGACATAATCGACCGCTTTTGCTGCACGAATTGCTGCGCAGCATATTTCTTCGCGCGTTGCAGCATCCATGCCCGGCGCGGGGGCTTCTTCGATGACTTTTTGGTGCCGGCGTTGCAGCGAGCAATCGCGTTCGAACAGGTGGACGACATTGCCGTGACTATCGCCGAACACCTGCACTTCGATGTGCCGCGGCGAGGTGATCCATTTCTCCAGCAGCACATCATCATTGCCGAAACTGGCCTTGGCTTCGCGTCGGCAGGACTCCAGATCGGCCTCAAAATGCTGCGGGGCATCGACTTTGCGCATTCCCTTGCCGCCACCGCCTGCGACGGCTTTGATCAGCACCGGATAGCCTATCGCATCAGCCTCTTTCTTAAGCCGATCGACCGATTGATCTTCGCCCAGATAGCCGGGCGTTACCGGAACGCCAGCTTCCTGCATCAGTGATTTGGCAGAGTCTTTGAGGCCCATCGCGCGGATGCTGTCAGGATTGGGACCAACCCAGATCAGTCCGGCATCCTGCACTGCCTGCGCGAAATCGGCGTTCTCTGACAGGAAGCCGTAGCCTGGATGGATCGCCTCGGCACCGGTTTCTTTGGCGGCAGCGATAATCTTCTCGCCAACCAGATAGCTTTCGGCGGCGGGGCTGGGGCCGATATGAACGGCCTCGTCAGCCGAGCGGGTGTGCAGGGCCTTGGCATCGGCGTCCGAATAGACCGCAACTGTCGCTACGCCCATTTCGCGGGCAGTGCGGATGATGCGGCAGGCAATCTCGCCGCGATTGGCGATGAGGAGCTTCTTAATCATGCGGGCTGGATTAGAACCACTCGCCGTTCGTGTCGAGCGTAGTTCGCCGCCATTTGCCTGCGTCATTCCCCGTCAGGCAGCGGCTCCATCGTGGCCTCGGCAATCGGACCGCGCATCCGCACTTCCAGCAAGATTGCATCTCGCGTCCATACTGGCATCTCATCGGGCGGTAGCGGGTTGTTGCGGATCGCTTCAAAAAACGCAGATGTGATCAGGCGCAGCTTCTCCCATGCCGGGATAACGACGCGGTGGTCCCATGCCTTTGGCCCGCGCCTGCGCACTTCAAGGCCAATCTCAGAATAGATGTTAGCGGCGGCTAAAATCGCCCAGCGGCTACGGAACGGCAGGCGCACCGTGCCGAGGCGTGCAGCTTTTGCGTGACGGTCCATCCGCAGCACGAGCCGTGATGCCAGATCGGCGCGTTCCCACTGATGATGCGGCTTCATCAATTGACCGGGTTCGATATCTTCTTCCGCGAGCCATTCCATCGGCAGGTAACAACGGCCAGCGCGGTCATCCTCGTCCAGATCGCGCGCGATATTGGCGAGCTGGAACGCCAGGCCCAGATCGCAGGCACGATCCAGCGTATATTCGTCGTCGTCCTGCACACCCATGACTTTCGCCATCATGACGCCCACGGCACCCGCAACGTGATAGCAATAGCGCGCCAGATCATCTTCACTGCGCGGTCGCCAATCCTGCGCGTCCAGCTCAAATCCGGCGATCACATCATCGGCATGTTGCATGGTGAGGCCGACTTCGCTGGCGACTTGCCCGAACGCATCGAACGCAACATCGGCGGTCGGTTCGCCAGCGAGAGCGCGGCGGGTGAGGATGCGGATTGATTTGACCCGGTCGGCAATGTTCGACTGGTTGCCCAGTTCACCGCCCATCTCCTGTCCGTCAGCGATATCATCGCAGCGGCGGCACCATGCGTAGAGCATCCACACACGTTCGCGTGTGACCGGATCGAACAGCCGGCTCGCGGCTGCGAAGCTTTTCGATCCTTCGGCGATCATGGCGTAGCTTTTTTGAACCAGAGCGTGGCGGTACCGTCCGCCGCCCGCCTGACGCGGGGTGGGACGAAGAATAAGCGACGGCGCGAGAGTGCGCGGGCTGACCTTTTTGGGGCGGCGCTGTGCCGTTTTGCCGGCGTTGCTCATATTACAAATCATCCGCCTTCATTTTGAAGATCGGCGTGTGCGGAACGTAGCGCGCCATTTTGTCGAGCAGCGCGTCCATCGTGTTCGCCGAGATCAGGATGTTCTGATGCGCGGGCCGGACGAAGCCGACTTCCACCATCTTCGCATTGAACGAAATCAGATCGTCGAAGAAACCGAACGCGTTGAGCAAGCCTACCGGATCGCTGTGATAGCCAAGTTGCGCCCAGCTCATCGCTTCCCATAATTCGTCCATAGTGCCGACACCGCCGGGAATGGTGATGAAGCCATCGGACAAATCGGTGAAGGCCTTTTTGCGTTCATGCATCCCGGGAACAGTGTGGAGTTCGGTGCAATCGGTGTTGGCGACTTCGCTGCCCGCAAGCGCCTCGGGGATAACTCCGATTACTTCACCGCCTGCATCGAGCGCGCCCGATGCAACCGCGCCCATCAGTCCGAGCCGACCGCCGCCATAGACCACACCGATATCACGCTGTGCCAACGTTTCGCCGACATGGCGCGCAAGCTCCATATAGCGTGAATCTTCGGGTGTAGCAGAGCCGCAATAGACTGCGAGGCGTTTCATTTGGCGCACGCCACCGCCGCTATTTGCGATATCACGCTAAGCTCTGGGATGGGTTCGTAGTTTTTCCTCTTGTGGTAACCGGTCTTATGATCGCTCCACAGTATCTTTTCCTGCGCGTCAAAGGCGTAGATTGATCCCATCATAAACTGTTGTTCGTCACACAGGATATACCAAAGCGTTTCGGTCGACTGCGTTCCAGCTTCATCGGTCTCTGCAAACTCGGTCCTGATCCAGATCTCCGTGAAAGGCGCCGTTCTGGTACTATGTGCCTGAGGCGGCTTTATGGTCTGCGGCGCCGCAAGATATGTATTGCCAGTCTGAGACTTGGCGAACGCTTCCCACACGAGCTCGTCTGACTCTTGGGTGGCCGCCGCGGAACTTGGCGCAAGCAAGACGCAGATGGCTGACAGGTGAAGAATCCTATTTATGCCGCTCACCGCTTCAAATCCTCGATCATCAATCCTGCCGTCGCCTTAGCACTGCCTACCACACCGGGAATACCTGCGCCGGGATGTGTGCCAGCGCCGGTCAGGTAGAAATTGTCGATCACATCATCGCGGTTGTGGCCGCGCAAATAGGCGCTTTGCCACAATACCGGCTCGAGGCTGAAGGCGCTGCCCAGGTGCGCGTTCAGATCCTGCTCGAAATCCTTGGGCGCATAGTGGAACTTGGTCACGATCCGGTCATGGATATCGGGGATCAGGCGGCGGCCCACCTCATCCAAGATGCGTTTTTCGAGGATGGGGCCAATCTCGTCCCAATCGACCGCCAGCTTGCCCATATGGGCAACCGGTACGAGCGCGTAAAAAGTGCTTTTGCCTTTGGGGGCCATACTCGGATCGGTAACCGTTGGATGGTGCAAATAGATGCTGAAATCCTGCGGCAGCACGCCGTGATCGTAAATATCGTCGAGCAGGCCCTTATAACGCGGGCCGAACAGGATCATGTGATGCGGGATGCCGGGCCATGTGCCTTCCAGCCCGAAATGAACCACGAACAGGCCGGGGCTGTAGCTTTTGCGTGCGAGTTTCTTAGCGTTGTCTTTTCCGCGTTTGCTGCCTGACAGCAGGTCGCGATAGGAATGCATGATGTCGGCATTGCTGGCGACCGCGTCGAAGCGCTGTTTAAAACCGCTTTTGGTCTCAACTTCGGTGGCTTTGTTGCCAATCGTGTGGATCTGGACCACCGGATCGCCCACCATCATGGTTCCGCCGAGCCGTTCGAAGTGACGGATCATGCCTGCGATCAGGCGGTTGGTGCCTCCGCGCGTCCACCACACGCCGCCGTCTTTCTCCAGCTTGTGGATCAGCGTGTAGATCGCACTGGTTTTGAACGGATTGCCGCCCACCAGCAGAGTGTGGAAGCTGAGCGCCTCGCGTAGCTTCTCGCTCTTCACGAAGCTCGAAATCATCGAATAAACGCTGCGCCATGCCTGTTTTTTGATCAACGCCGGGGCCGCTTTGAGCATCGACTTGAAATCGAGAAACGGGACAGTGCCCAGCTTGACGTAGCCTTCCTCATAGACGCCTGCCGAATATTCCAAGAAACGGCGATAGCCCTCGACATCTTCCGGATCGAGCTTGGCGATCTCGGCGTTCAATTCCTCTTCGACATTAGAATAATCGAAATTGTGTCCGTCAGGCCAGTTGAGCCGGTAGAAGGGATGAACCTTCATTAGCTCGACATCTTCTTTCATGTCGTGGCCGGTGAGTTCCCACAATTCTTCAAGGCACGGCGGATCGGTAACAACGGTTGGTCCGCCATCGAAAGTGAAGCCATCTTTTTCCCAGAAATACGCACGGCCACCGGGCTTGTCGCGCGCTTCGATCACCGTTGTCTGAATGCCTGCAGATTGCAGGCGAATAGCGAGCGCCATGCCGCCGAAGCCGGAACCGACAACGCAGGCGGATTTACCCGTGTTCGCACCCGTCTGCGCGACGGCACCCCCGGTTGCGGGCACAACACCGATATCCAGCTCAGGGGCGTTGGTGCCGGTATTCGTGTCTGTGACGGTGGTCCCGCTCATCTAATTGTTCTCCTTACGCGCAGCCAATGGCGCGCCTTTGCCGGTCAGAGCCGCAATGGCTCTGATGACAGATACGGGCGGCTTGCCAATAAGGACGCGTGCTTTGTCCCCGAGGCGTGAATTTCCTGCGTAAAATCGTTCAACCAGCGATTCCGACAGCCGGTAGAAATGCTCGAATATCTTGTAGCGTTTGGCCGGTTCTGCCGCGCCAAAGAGCATAGCGCCAAGCTTGCGGTAGAATTTCGTGCGCTTCCAATGCCGGCGAGCGCGGGTTTCAAGCAAGGCTGCCAATTGATCGCCGGGTAGCAGCGCGTCTTCGGCGATTGCGAGCGCGTTCTCGACTGCGAAGGGTAGGGTATAGCTGCTGAGCGGATGCACGAAGCCGCCGCGTGCACCCGCGATGCTGACGCCTTCGATTTCCTGATCCGCCTGATAGGCGCGAAAATCGCCGCCGGTGATGACCGGAAGAATACCCGATTCTCCGCCCAGAATGTCGCCATCCCACCCGTGCTTCGCGCAATATTGATCGAGGCGGCCGGACAAGGCGCTGCGGTCCAGAACCGGATCATCGGCGTAATAGGTATCCTCGACAAACAGCTCGTTGACGCCAAGCGGCAGGACATAGACAAACCGGTAAGCACCCGCGCCATCATAAGGCGCGAGTTGTTCGACCGTTGCATCCATGATGATCGGCCGCTCGACCCCATGCGGTTGGTGCGTGCGTGTGCGGCGCCCCATGAAGATTTGCCAGCCGCCCGTAAATTGCTCGCCCGGTTCGGAGCTGCGACAATCGATGACCGTACGCGCGGAAATGCGCTGTCCGTTTTCCAGCGTCACGCCTTTGCCGTCCAGCGCAGCAACCGGGCGATTGGTCATAATTGCCTGATTGCCCATTTCGCGGCGCAATGCGGCGTCAAAATCGCTCGAAGTCAGCGAGCGATAGGTGGAGCTCAGTTTCCGGCGGTATGCTGGAAAACGGACCTCATACCCGCTCCACTCGGCTTTGCGGAATGGTGCCATCAAATCGGTGCCATCTGCGTCCAGATCGCTGTCGAACCAGCTCCACCTATGATTGCCGCCCAGCGTCTCACCCGCTTCGATCAGCGCGATTTGCATCTCCGGATGCCGCCGCCGCAGCGCCAGTGCGATCAGCCCACCAGCAAGCCCGCCGCCGACGATGGCGACTTCGGTTCTGCTTTCGGCTGAAGATGTCTGCGCACGCCCGGTCATTGTCAGATTGCCCTAGGGCGCAACCGCTTTGTGAGCAATTGCCTTGCGCAACAAAATCGCTGTGGCACAAAGCGGTATGACACAGACCCTCGTCCCCCATCGCCGGGCTACCATCGCTGCCATCGCTATTGTTGTCGTTACGCTTGCCGTGTTGTTCGCGATGAACCGCCCGCCGATCTGCGAATGCGGCTATGTCAGCCTGTGGTATGGTGACATTAATTCGTCGGGCAACAGCCAGCATCTGTCTGACTGGTACACGCCGAGCCATATCATCCATGGCATGCTGTTTTACGGATTGGGGTGGTTGCTATTCGTGAAGCTGGGACTTGGCGGCAAATCTGCCGCGCGCTGGAGCTTTACGCTCGCGATCGCACTTGAGGCGGCGTGGGAGATTGTCGAGAATACCCCGATGGTGATCGACCGATATCGCTCGGTCACGGTCAATTTCGGTTATGCGGGTGACAGTATTATCAATTCGTTGGCCGACCTGGGCTGGATGAGCTTGGGTTTTTACCTCGCTTTGAAATTGCCGGTTCGGGTCACCGTGGTGCTCGCCATCATCATGGAAATCCTTGCGGCAATGGTGGTGCGCGACAATCTGACGCTCAATGTGATTATGCTGCTTTGGCCATTTGAAGCGATCCGGGAATGGCAGGGCATGGGTTAATTGCTGCACGGCAGGAACAGCGGACCTCCTGCACCGTTGTAGAGTTGAAACAGAGGTTTAAAATGACACATAGAATTCTCACCGGGCTGGCATCCAGCGCACTCGCTCTTATCGCAGTGCCCGCTTCGGCGCAGACCAGTGAGGCGCCTGTTGGCCCTCCGGTTGGACCGCCTGAAGGCGTTGAAGCGGGACCAGGCGGGCCGCCGGATTCCGTATTTGACGACACATGGATCAATATTGGTTTCGGTGTCGCCTATAGCCCCAGCTACACCGGGTCGGACGACTATGTGTTCAATCCGCTCCCCGTTGTACAGGGCAGCGTAGCTGGCGTCGATATCAGCCCGCGTCCCGCTGGTTTGGCGCTCGATTTTATTCCCGACACCGATGATGGCCCGAACATTACGTTCGGTCCTGCAATTCGGTTGCGCAACGATCGCGCCGACCAGATCGAAGATCCGGTTGTGGAATTGGCGGGCGAATTGGACCGTGCGGTCGAAGTAGGCGCAGCGACCGGAATCAGCTTCCCGAAATTGCTCAACCCGTTCGATAGTTTGACCATGGGTGCCGATATCCGCTGGGATGTCGCGGGCGCGCATGGCGGAATGGTGATCGATCCCAGCATAACCTATTCGACGCCGGTCAATCGGGGAACATTTGTCTCGCTGTCGCTCGGCACCGAATATGCCAGCGATGATTTCGCCGATTATTATTACTCGGTGAACACGGCGCAAAGCGCTGCCAGCGGCCTCCCCCAATTCACTGCCGATGGCGGGTTCACCCGGGTTAGCGCGACCACGTTGGTCGGCGTCGACCTCGACGGCAATGCGCTTAATGGTGGGCTCAACGCGGTTGTTATCGGCGGCTATTCGCGGTTGATCGATGATGCGAAGAACAATCCCTATACTGCGATACGCGGCACCGCAGATCAGTTCTTTGTCGGCGTCGGGCTTGGTTATACCTTTTAGGACGAAAGCCTTTGCGCTCTCAGTTCGCGGCGCTGGCTTTGGCGGTCCATTTTCTCTCGCATCTCGCGAGTGATCGGTTGACCGGGTGAGAGCGGCAGCGTGCGCTGTCCATTCAGGTCGAGGCCGTAAATCAAGCCATCTTTGCCCAGCCACGCGATCGCCTGCACTTGATCGCCGATTGTTGCGAGTGTCGCCTTCATACTCGACGAATCAAGCGTGATTAGCCATTCGTCATTAGCCGATTTGAAAGTAACTTCAGCAACGAGATTGTCCTCGCCCGTCTGCCGCAGCAGACATGCGAACCCATGCTTCTCGCGGCCACCATTATAAACCGCCCAGCGCTTCAGTCGTAACCGTGAATGGTACAGGCTGGCCCAGATCAGGATGAGCCCGAACAGCGCGAGAATAATCCGCAGGAACAGGGGTGCTTCGCTGTCTATTTCCAGGAAACCGGCAGCAAAAGCAACCAGCCCTATCCCCACAATCAAACCGAATATTCCGCGCATGGCTCGCCTCCCGTTTTGCGGTCGGCGAGCCTGTTAGCGGATCAAGGTTAAGGTTTATTCCTCGTCGTCAGATGATGCCTCGGCACCTTTGGCGCCTTCAGCCAATTGCGGGCGGGGTCCGGGCATTTCTGCCTTGCGATCGCCAGTCTTCAGATAGGTGTCGAACCATTCCATCATCCGCAGATTATAGTCATAGCGCGCGGCAGCCATACGGTTGCCGTGGCCTTCACCGGGATACAACACCATACGTACCGGTGTGTCCGGCTTGCGAATTTTGATCGAGCGGTAGAGCTCGAAACTCTGGCCCGGATCGACGCGGGTATCTTCCTCACCATGCATGATCAGGATCGGGGTCTCGGCCTTGTCAACGTGGAAAATCGGAGAGACTTCCAGCATCGCCTGCCAATCATCCCATGGCCATTTAAGACTGTGGACGTTGTACATTTCGTAAGGGATGTCGCCCGTACCGAATTTGCTGATCTGGTTCGAAATCCCGACAAACATGACGGCTGCGGCATATTCTTCAGACAGAGCTGTTGCTCCCCACGCGGTCGCGTAACCGCCATAGGATCCGCCAGTGATGCCGACACGGTCTGCATCGGCAATGCCTTCAGCGACAAGGTGACGCTTGGCATCGACGATGTCATTGAACTCCTTACCGGCATAATCGCCTTGGTGCTGCTTGGCAAAAGCGACGCCATATCCGGTCGAACCGCGATAGTTGGGCAGGAACACAGCATAACCTTGGCCCGCTGCAACTTGGCCGGGGCCACCATAATTGGTCAGCCAGCCGTTCGATTCATGCGCTTCAGGACCGCCATGGACGTCCATGATAAGCGGAGCACCGCCAGCCGGAACACCGCCGACTGGTTTGATCAGAATGCCTTCGACTTCCTGACCGTCGCGCGCGGTGTATGTCACAATGCTCTGCTCGCCGAAGGTAATTTCGGACAGCCATGGATTGTGCTCAGTCCAGCGTGTGAACTTGCCATCATCATAGGAAAACAGTTCGCTCGGGTGCTCGGCGGTACTGGCGCGGACAACAATTTTGTCTCCGCCAGCCTCAATGCCGGTAATTGCCAGATCGCCGCCTGGGATGGTCATGGTGGCAACGCCGCCGGGTTTTCCGATTTGAATGTAGCTGGACGCACCTGCGTGAAACACCGTGGCAAGGTCGCCATTGGGCAGGAATTCCGCGTCGACAGCTGCATCGGTCGGGTCGGCTTCCGCACGGCGGAACTCGCCAGTAGCGACATCAACAATATGCAGCGTCGTCGCCGCCGGGTCGTTCATATCGATACCGGCAATCAGCGATAGCTTGCTGCTGTCAGGCGAGAATTCGACATCACCAATCTTGCCCGGGGTTTCGACCACGGCGCTGACTTCACCCGTAATGAGATCAAGAATGTTAACCCGTTTGGATGTGTAGCTGTCATCGACCTGCGGGGTTGGCGCGGTTTCGATAATCGCAGTGGTTCCGTTTGGCGCAACCTGGAAGCTGGAGACGTAGCCAGGAACTTCCCACTCTTTTGGTTCTTTATCGACTGTGTCGCCAACCTTCGCCGAGAACAGGCGGGTCCAGCCCGCTTCCTCTTCATAGACTACAGAGTTGAACCCGGCTTTCTTTTGCGTGTCGCGCTGCTTATCGGTCGCGGCGCTCGCAAGCATATAAAGTGTACTGCTGTCCGGGCTCCATGTGTGGCTACGGACATTGGCATCGCCAACTTCGGCAAGCTTTACCTGCGTACCGCCATCGACAGGGATACCCCAAACCGCGCGGTATTTGTCGTCATCATGCTTCCATGTGAAACTGACCATCCGGCCATCGGGTGAGAATGTGATATTCGATGGATCGACATCCTTGGGCAAGAACATCCGCGAATTATTGGGGCCATAGGCGATGTTGAGCTCGCTCTGTGTCGAGCCATTATCTTCGCCTTCGGTGACATCTGGCGTGCTGTTGGTTGTGTACGCGACGCGGCTGCCATCCGGCGACACAGTGATTGCGCCAACACCTTCCAGTTTGGCGACATCTTCTGGGGTCATCGGGCGGGCCGATGCAGTCGCGGCGATGGATACCGAGCCAAGTAATGTGGCAGCGAGCAGAAGCTTGCGAGTCATTATGAAATTTTCCTCTCGTGACGAACTGTTATAGCAACGCTCAATATCGCAAGTGGTTTCCGATGCAACCGGTTACACGACAAGTGGTTTCCTGCAGCGGCGCGATTGCAGATGAGAAAGCAGCAGGGGCAACGGAAGGCGCCGTTACCCCTGCAAAGACGCCATCCGCAACCCTAGTAGCGCACTCGAACGCCTGCGTAGAATTCACGACCGGCGGGATCGTTCAGGCTGCTGACGATATTCAGCGAACTGCCATTGTCGAGCCCGGTCGGAACGAACGGCCCGTAGTCGTCGAACAAGTTGTTCACCCCGCCAAAAATCCTGAGATTGTCATTCGGCCCGAAGTCGTAAGCCGCATAGATGCGATGATAATCCTGTCCACTGACCCGATAATAGCGGTCGTCGGTCGGATTGGGATCGCTCTCGATGTCGTCGACACCGCCGCCTTGGTACGTCATCGTGTAAGAGAGGCGGAAGCCCCCCGTACGATATCCTACCCGCAAACGGAATTCGTCGTTCGGGCTACCAATTTCGCCGAGCGGCGATGTGGTTATGATCGTCCCACCAATGCCTTCGAATGTGACTTCCTGCTTGAAATAGTGGCTATAGCGCATGTCCACATCGAACCGGCCCGGGATGAACCCTGGCTCAAATCGATAGAGCAGCTGTGCGTCGAGACCCTCCACGAGTTCCTCGTTGAGGTTCTCCTGGAAATTGATCACTTCGGTAACCGCGCCATCGGCGGGGTTGCGCGTGATCACGTCGCAGAATCTGTTATTGGGATAGTCGGCTGCGGAATAGCACAGATCGACAGTGTTTTGTGTGCTGATCGAGGTAATCGCATCGCTGATCTCAATCCGATAATAATCGAGCGCCACGGTCAGGCCGGGAATGAAATCCGGTGTAAACACAAGGCCTGCCGTGAAAGTGTCGGCGGTTTCTTCCTTCACGTTGGGATTACCGGCATTGGGACCCTGCACCGATCCCGGACCATCAAAACCGATCACTTGTCCAGTGTCAGGATCGATGTTTGCCGGATCTGCGAAAAAGGCCTGAATGCCAGGTTCTGCGAGACAGTTTTCCGCGACGATCTTCAGATCGGCATTCTCGCCGCCCGTTCCCGACAAGGTTCTCAGTCCCGTCTTATCAGGTAGCAAGCCTTCACACGGATCGGTAAGGCCGTCCGCATCCGGGCGGGGCGGAGAGAAGATTTCCGTCAAGTTTGGTGCGCGCTGTGCACGGGCATATTGACCGCGCAGTCGCAGCCAGTCCGTAGGGCGGAAACTGAGGCCCGCATTGTAACTGAAGATCGTGCCAATTGTGTTGTAATCTGCGATCCGGCCCGCAAGCTGCAGATTAAGCATATTGTCGATCAATGGAACTTCGAGTTCGCCGAAGATCTCCTTGACCTTGTAGCTCACATCGACGCTCGGGAAGGTGGCGAGGCTGGTCTGGTCGAAGTCGATATCCGGAGCAAAGCCCGGCGTATCACGCGTCGCGCCATCGTTAAGATCGCGCACACCGTTGATGCCGGCGAAATCATCACCATCGGGATCACCGAAGGTTTCTTGGCCCTCATAACGATATTCCACTCCGAGCACAGCCTTGACCGGCCCGGCCCAGATATCGAAAAGGTCTCCGCGCACAAATGCGCCTGTGCTGAACTGGGTGCGCGTTTGTGACGCTCTACCGATATAGCGGATATAGTCGGCCGCAGCTTGGGACACCGTCCCTTCGCCAAAAATGTTCAGCGGCACACAGCCTTCTGCTCTGGCCGCCGCCCGTGCACATTGGACTGTCCCGCCAGCTAAGACCTCAACGTTCAAGGCATCTTGCGCCCTACGCATATTATATTCGCCGGTGTTGACTTGGTCCTGACGGAATTTGCCGTAGGTCGCATAGGCTTCATATTGGAAGTTCGGACCCAGTTCGCCGGTGATGTCGGCCATCAACCGGTAGGTTTCACGATCGTTGAGCCGCTGTTGTTGGCCCAGTTCGACCAA
This genomic window from Pontixanthobacter aestiaquae contains:
- a CDS encoding phytoene/squalene synthase family protein, with protein sequence MSNAGKTAQRRPKKVSPRTLAPSLILRPTPRQAGGGRYRHALVQKSYAMIAEGSKSFAAASRLFDPVTRERVWMLYAWCRRCDDIADGQEMGGELGNQSNIADRVKSIRILTRRALAGEPTADVAFDAFGQVASEVGLTMQHADDVIAGFELDAQDWRPRSEDDLARYCYHVAGAVGVMMAKVMGVQDDDEYTLDRACDLGLAFQLANIARDLDEDDRAGRCYLPMEWLAEEDIEPGQLMKPHHQWERADLASRLVLRMDRHAKAARLGTVRLPFRSRWAILAAANIYSEIGLEVRRRGPKAWDHRVVIPAWEKLRLITSAFFEAIRNNPLPPDEMPVWTRDAILLEVRMRGPIAEATMEPLPDGE
- a CDS encoding phytoene desaturase; its protein translation is MSGTTVTDTNTGTNAPELDIGVVPATGGAVAQTGANTGKSACVVGSGFGGMALAIRLQSAGIQTTVIEARDKPGGRAYFWEKDGFTFDGGPTVVTDPPCLEELWELTGHDMKEDVELMKVHPFYRLNWPDGHNFDYSNVEEELNAEIAKLDPEDVEGYRRFLEYSAGVYEEGYVKLGTVPFLDFKSMLKAAPALIKKQAWRSVYSMISSFVKSEKLREALSFHTLLVGGNPFKTSAIYTLIHKLEKDGGVWWTRGGTNRLIAGMIRHFERLGGTMMVGDPVVQIHTIGNKATEVETKSGFKQRFDAVASNADIMHSYRDLLSGSKRGKDNAKKLARKSYSPGLFVVHFGLEGTWPGIPHHMILFGPRYKGLLDDIYDHGVLPQDFSIYLHHPTVTDPSMAPKGKSTFYALVPVAHMGKLAVDWDEIGPILEKRILDEVGRRLIPDIHDRIVTKFHYAPKDFEQDLNAHLGSAFSLEPVLWQSAYLRGHNRDDVIDNFYLTGAGTHPGAGIPGVVGSAKATAGLMIEDLKR
- the crtY gene encoding lycopene beta-cyclase CrtY; its protein translation is MTGRAQTSSAESRTEVAIVGGGLAGGLIALALRRRHPEMQIALIEAGETLGGNHRWSWFDSDLDADGTDLMAPFRKAEWSGYEVRFPAYRRKLSSTYRSLTSSDFDAALRREMGNQAIMTNRPVAALDGKGVTLENGQRISARTVIDCRSSEPGEQFTGGWQIFMGRRTRTHQPHGVERPIIMDATVEQLAPYDGAGAYRFVYVLPLGVNELFVEDTYYADDPVLDRSALSGRLDQYCAKHGWDGDILGGESGILPVITGGDFRAYQADQEIEGVSIAGARGGFVHPLSSYTLPFAVENALAIAEDALLPGDQLAALLETRARRHWKRTKFYRKLGAMLFGAAEPAKRYKIFEHFYRLSESLVERFYAGNSRLGDKARVLIGKPPVSVIRAIAALTGKGAPLAARKENN
- a CDS encoding acetyl/propionyl/methylcrotonyl-CoA carboxylase subunit alpha; translated protein: MIKKLLIANRGEIACRIIRTAREMGVATVAVYSDADAKALHTRSADEAVHIGPSPAAESYLVGEKIIAAAKETGAEAIHPGYGFLSENADFAQAVQDAGLIWVGPNPDSIRAMGLKDSAKSLMQEAGVPVTPGYLGEDQSVDRLKKEADAIGYPVLIKAVAGGGGKGMRKVDAPQHFEADLESCRREAKASFGNDDVLLEKWITSPRHIEVQVFGDSHGNVVHLFERDCSLQRRHQKVIEEAPAPGMDAATREEICCAAIRAAKAVDYVGAGTIEFIADASEGLRADRIFFMEMNTRLQVEHPVTEEITGVDLVEWQLRVASGEPIPLKQEDIQIDGHAIEARLYAEDPAKGFLPSTGRLDDLTFDSADRIETGVEPSDEVSPHYDPMIAKLIEWAPNREETIAQLSEACAQVRVYPVRTNAWFLHRLLELSEFAAGDVTTGLIGEKIELLTALPIPSKWANIVGADSVADDFRPIEGRSEFHEGLKGFRLNNAKRNVVRVRLGGQLTDIDIDFPTDQIVRASNRLPMQSGDDGMGTVVFESGAAFLFEPFRKDAGGTASAADGAILSPMPGKVIAVDVAEGDSVTAGQRLMVLEAMKMEHGLTAPFDGVVTELEASVGAQVQVEAVLAVVEPSQDD
- a CDS encoding LOG family protein → MKRLAVYCGSATPEDSRYMELARHVGETLAQRDIGVVYGGGRLGLMGAVASGALDAGGEVIGVIPEALAGSEVANTDCTELHTVPGMHERKKAFTDLSDGFITIPGGVGTMDELWEAMSWAQLGYHSDPVGLLNAFGFFDDLISFNAKMVEVGFVRPAHQNILISANTMDALLDKMARYVPHTPIFKMKADDL
- a CDS encoding surface-adhesin E family protein, translating into MSGINRILHLSAICVLLAPSSAAATQESDELVWEAFAKSQTGNTYLAAPQTIKPPQAHSTRTAPFTEIWIRTEFAETDEAGTQSTETLWYILCDEQQFMMGSIYAFDAQEKILWSDHKTGYHKRKNYEPIPELSVISQIAAVACAK